TACGCTTGCATGAATCTTTGAACATTCTGCAAGATGCATGAGAGCGATAAGAACACATCAAATGATCTTAGTTTTACTTAAAGAAATTATACACCTGACTTTGGATTGACAATTTTCTCAAAACTCTTATATCGAATGAAAGGAGAAATCTAGAAATTTCTTAAGAGCTACATTAAGGGCTTACTTCCAAGGAACGTCTCCAACTAACATCCAGTCACCGTCTCTATCTTCGTACGTTGGCACCATCTGTCTCTCCTTATGTAAATTATCTAAACCACCCCCACACATTTCAGCCCATTAGGCAAGGCCTCGGGGGCATAATTGCCAAATAGaaattattactttaaaaaaaaaatccaaataattgAACTCGAACATAATACAAAGCTAATACAAAGATAAGAAACTTACTATTATTGCAGGTTGAAAAGCCAGTGGACATTTCCTCTAATGCCCTCAGTAGATCTGGATAATTACCGTAGGCCTCCAGGTTTACTTTCCGGAGATAGGGAGCTCCGTCGACGGCCACCTTCACGTATGCATGGGCATGGCTCTCCAACGCCTTCTTTCTGAAAGATCTCACCGGCGGCCACCCAGCCACGTCCGCCCTGCAACCATTCAAAAACCAATTAATGATAATAGAAAGTACTGGGTTTGTACGTGGTTTATGTCAACTTGGGCAAAATCTGCATGTACTTAGCCGCGGGAGATTTCCCAGTGCTAGATAAAGAGCTCTCAGACATTATTTCATCGCCGTCGGCAACATCATATCTCCCGGCGTTCAGATCAACGGTCAGGAAACGTCCACGAGTCAAGCAATTAGGCCCTGCCATCGCTGCCAATTTCTTCAGAGGACAATGGTTGTCGGGTAGCCGCAAGGTGAGCTCAGTTTCGTCGAAGCTCATGAAGGCGAAGATGCCAGACTTCGGCGGGGACTCCATGGATTCCGGCGGCGGCATAATTATGCATGCGAAAGATTGTCTCGTCTTGGCGGAAAGTGGGACTTCTCCTTTGCGGCTATAAATTGGTGGCAGCCCGTAAAAGAGTGCCACGTGGGGAGAGTGCCCGGTGGGTTGATGCAGTGAATTCGGGCCACTTAGGAGTTTGGGTCAGCGGTCGGTGCATGGCACTTGATCCCCTTCCTGTGAGCATTTATTGGCTGCGTGCGGTTCGGCTCTTAGATTATATACTTTTTTTAGGTTTAAACAATTGAAATGATggtgttattttaaatttgggAAATGAATACCatcgataaatttgataaataatttttataaattaatatatatttataataattttatttataatgtataataatttattattaattttatattaaactattaaaaattttatttgtgaatTCAACATGATACTataatttaatgattaaatttatattttttccttatgATTCGtcaaacttttttttgttatttctattacatttttaaatttaatttttgattcaatttaatttttatactttaattttatatttttgtatgataatttaaattttttattattttaattacatatctGAATATGTATTTctgaattaatttaatctttatatgtttgtataaaaaaaataaaaaataataataaaatatatgttacaCTTTATTCAGgtcaaaatacataaattaaattgattataaaatataagataatagtgtaattaaaataataaaaaattaaaattgttacataaaaaaattaaaatataaaaattaaattaactcaaaaatataaatataaaaatataattaaaataataaaaaatttaaatatattaagagcaaaaatataaatttatccgaAATTAAGTCTATTGTTCTTAAATTGGTGAATTGATTGAGCCCGTGTCTTCTTCTTATATGATTAAATATTGTAAAGTGATAAGATCTTAATCCCGCTAAAGACAAAGGCGTATTATATAATCACCCTTTTAAAGCACACAAACATTAATATGTTTTGTGTAAAAAAGCCAACACCACTTTTGGCCTCAACCCAAATGGGTTACATGGTACCAGGACATCGGCACATTGCCAAATGGAACTTTGGCCCCCGGtttcttcaaaaaattacaCGTGGGCCCCGAactttttcaataattttattgcGACTGTTCTTTTGTCGCGTACGATTTTTACCTTTTTACGGTTGACATGCGCAACGGGTAAATTTTGTTCAGCGTTCAGTTCATTTCGCTGTCAAACGTGTGAGCTGGGCAGCTTATGTTGCCGACATCCACGTGACAGGTGCTGGATTCCGCTATGTGTCGCTTTCCAATTCGCGAATCTACTGTTTACCCTACTTTTTTGCCGCACTAGATTActgctcgctctctctctcagagGTATGGTGTTTTAACTAAGGGTACTTTCGCCATTTCCAAGTTATgtatcaaaatatttcaattaagcGGAATTAAacaaaaacttttttttaattcacgTGAAATGTGTGAGACATTTCACCTGATTAATCTCTAGAGATTACCTTCATTCCTGATGTATCTTCTAAGGGGGTATTTGTTACGACAATATTATGTTATCCATTAGCGAGCAACATAGTATTTGTCCGTCAATGAAAGAGGCGCGGATCCATGCATATGGGGCCATGTGCAGAGGCCAACCCCACGTGCATGGGCCCGCGCCCTTCTCATTGGCTGGCAAATACTATGTACTGGCATGCAAATTCTATGTTGTCCGCTAGTAAGCAACATAGCATTGCtggcgtttgttaatcaagatatggagTGAAAAAACTAAGATAAGGAATGTATTCATAATTTCTATCATTTCcaatatgtttgttaaacttatttaaccattattgaaaaaatcattaatgatctcttatcttaattttttaatatatacatatctctCATTCCCctcaagataaacatattttggtccctatatataagaaaaaataaaaatgctattggtacacccattttgtacatcttgggctacataaaggggtattatgacaaaaaaatccctcatgaggtgcatagaggcgcgtgagacgcagggtattttagtcataatacccTCTTATGTAATCCAAGATatacaaaatgggtgtacatctaacatgattcaagaaaaaaaatgacatttgtgtCTTTTAATGCATTCcaaaaaacttaacaaatagtatgataaaaatcttaaaatgcttcctaattttatcttgaccatttcatattttggtcCGAAAATCATTCAAGGTATATCTTGATACTCtcttatcttgttcattttaacaaacctTATCTAAGTAAATCTAAATGCAGACATAATCTTTACACACTCAAAATTAAACATTCAACGTAATGCATACAAAATTTATCTCTGAACCTTACTGCTGCCaacaaaaacttatttttacaatttaaactcatgttttcattttatatataccGACTCTATTTTATGAATATtgattaaaaatgaaatttttatttgacataaataaaataaggttAATGATATAAGTGTATCTTATTATCAGATAAGATACATttattgtactttatttttaatatttaaataacttaattaattaatgataaatatattgtattttaaaacatttaattgattaataaagttgtttgaaaattagaaaCAGAGTAGAATAAATGTGTCTTAtttgaacataaaataaatttattacactttaattaTTGTCCTCAAAACAATAGCTGGCATTGCTCATAAAATAGCATGATAAATTAATCGGAAATGCTAATTGAACACTCAATTTTGACGCTTAGAATGACATTAATGTATAGTATTGATGTATTGTACTATGT
The sequence above is a segment of the Diospyros lotus cultivar Yz01 chromosome 7, ASM1463336v1, whole genome shotgun sequence genome. Coding sequences within it:
- the LOC127806614 gene encoding auxin-responsive protein IAA1-like, coding for MPPPESMESPPKSGIFAFMSFDETELTLRLPDNHCPLKKLAAMAGPNCLTRGRFLTVDLNAGRYDVADGDEIMSESSLSSTGKSPAAKADVAGWPPVRSFRKKALESHAHAYVKVAVDGAPYLRKVNLEAYGNYPDLLRALEEMSTGFSTCNNNNLHKERQMVPTYEDRDGDWMLVGDVPWKMFKDSCKRIRVMKSSECLGMAWTVNWPI